CCATGTGTGTACATTTGCCCAGTTTGGTGCGATCGCGGCCCTTGAATCTCCTCAGGATTGTGTCGAAGCGATGCGGCAGGCGTTTGCGAAACGGCGCAAGCTGATGTTGGATGCGTTGAATGCGATTCCGGGCCTGAGTTGTCCGACCCCGGGAGGGGCTTTTTATCTATTCCCGAATGTGGAAAAAACGGGGATGTCGTCGTTGGAGTTTTGTGAGGCGTTGCTAACGGATTACCACGTAGCGACGGTACCGGGTGCTGCGTTTGGCGCCGATGGGCATATTCGCCTGTCCTATGCGACGGATGAGGCGACGATTCTCAAGGGGATGGAGCGCTTGGAAAAGTTTGTCAAGTCGCGTTTGTAGGATTGAGGGCTGTCATCGCAAGCTGTGCATCCCATGACCGACTTGACTACACCGACATTGACTACTATGGCACCATAGTGTAATGACACCCTAATGTGATGACACCCTAGTGTCAGTCTCCGGTGTCCGAGTCGGTCAATCATACCGGCCATGCCGGCAATGCCGATCTCCTTGCGGCGTCGTCGGGTAGCTATCGCGGATACTTCTGCCCATGCAATCGATTTGGGACTGGCTCGAACGCCACTGGGTGGCCCCCGCCTATGCAGGCACCGTCCTCCTGGGTTTAACGATCTTCTTCTTTGGCGCGGCCACCAACACCCTCGCTGGTTGGTTGTATGTGATGAGCGGCGTCAGTTTTGCCCTGTTGGGTATGGCTGCTGTTCTGCCGGTGCGATCGCTGCGTCAGATCCGCGTCAGCCGTCAGCCGATCGCCCCGATCAGTGCTGGCGATTGCCTGAGTATTGAAATCCTGATCCACAATGACAGCGACCAGGTTAAAACCCTGCTCCAGGTTCAGGATCAGCTTCCCTATGTCCTAGGGCCACCTGTGCAAACCGCGATCGAACGCATTGACGCCCACAGCACCTACCGCTGGCTCTACTACCAACCCAGCTATCGACGCGGCATCTACCGCTGGCAAACCCTACAACTGCGTACCGCTACCCCGTTGGGTTTGTTCTGGTGTCGTCGGGAACAGCAAGCCCGCGCTAAGGCGATCGTTTATCCCAAAGTCCTCCCCTTGAGCCACTGCCCCCTCGTGGATGATATCGGCCAGGAAGACGGCTCCCAGTTAAACACCGACGCCCGCCTGCAAAATGCCGTCTCTGGCCTCACCCGCTCCCTGCGTCCCTACCGTTGGGGTGATCCGACCCGGTTGATCCACTGGCGCACCAGCGCCCGCTATGGCGATCTACGGGTGCGGGAACTGGAAGTGTTTACTGGTGGACAGACCGTTATCATTGGCCTCGACACCCCCATGACTTGGCCCGTCCTACCCCCCATCCCCGCCAGTACTAATACTCCCCCAGAGAAAAATGACGCCTTTGAGCAAGCGGTGATTGTCGCCGCCTCCCTCTACTTTTACGCCAGTCGGCAAAGTTTGCAAGCGAAAATCTGGACGGCGACAACTGGCCTTGTTCAGGGTAATCGTCGCGTCTTGGAAGTCCTGGCAGCCACCACTCCCCAGGAAGATCTCAAAGCCGATCCACCCCCACGCCAACCCTTGATCTGGCTCACGTGCAATCCAGCCAGCTTGGCAACCCTCCCTGTTGGCAGTCGTTGGGTTCTTTGGCAAACCACTGACCAGCCTGCGCCGCCTGCGACTTCCCTGCCAGGTTTAGTCATGCAAACGGAAGCTCCCCTCACGGTGCAACTGCAATCCCCCCTCTGGGTGAATCGTATGGGTTAGGAGCGCTGATTGACTGACAAAACTCGGACTGCCCTCACCCCTACCCCTCTCCCAGAGCGGGAGAGGGGCCTGCGAGCCAAGTTTTGGGGTTAAAGTCCCTTCACCTCTGGTGGCAGAAGGGATGTAGAAGTGAGGCTAGAGGAGTGAGAAGTGAGGGAAACTGAGCGACTATCTCGGTTCTCTTTCCTCTCTATCTCTCTCCTCACCTCAGGGGCAAAGATTGGTCAGTCAACTTAGTCAACCAGGTTAGGAGCGTCAAGTTAAATTAAATAAATAAATAAATTAAATAAATTAAATAAATTAAATTAAATCAAGATTAAATAAATTAAATCAAGTTAATAATGCTTCTAGCTTTTGTCGATCCCAGAGCGATCGGTATAAACCAGGACGATTGTATAACTCAGCATGGGTACCTATTTGTACAATTCGACCGGCATCCATGACGAAAATACGATCGGCCATTGCCGCTGCTGAGAGTTGGTGGGAAATAAAGATCACTGTTTTGCGTTTGCATTGCATCTGCCCTGGGGAATTGATCCCCATCGACAAGTTGCGCAGGATTGCCGTTGCCGTTTGATTATCCACACTCGATAGGGCATCATCCAGGATTAAAATCGGCGCGTCTACCAACAAGGCACGAGCCAGGGCCGTCCGCTGGCGCTGCCCCCCAGAGAGGGTAATCCCCCGTTCGCCGACTAGGGTTTCGTATTGTTTAGGAAAATTCAAAATTTCGGTATGAATTTGAGCTTGCTTCGCTGCATATTCAATTTCCGGTAGTTCTGCATCCGGTGCACCATAGCCAATGTTGTTTTTCACCGTGGTACTAAACAAAAAACTTTCCTGGGGAACATAGGCGATCGCCCGTCGCAGATCCGCTAACCGGAGTTGGGTGATATCATAACCATCCAGGAATAATTGCTCAGGGGCAATGTCTAACAACCGGGGAAAGGCATTGGCCAGTGTTGATTTGCCAGAGCCAATCGGTCCGACGATCGCGACGGTTTCACCTGGAGCGATTGTAAACGTGAGATCATTGAGGGCTGGCTGTGCGATGCCAGGATAGGTGAAGGTTAAATGCTGAGCGCGTAACTCTCCTTGTACCTGTTCCAGAGGCAAAGCGATGGCCGTGGGGGCATCGTGAATCTGGGGGTGGATGGTAAAGATAGCTTCAATGCGATCGATACTGACTTCACCGCGTTGATAAACCGTAATCGTAAACCCCAAAAGCGCTGTGGGGAAGGCCAGCCGTTCTACATAGAGCAACATCGCCACAAAATCCCCCACACTAATTTTGCCAGGCGGGACAAGGGGAGTGGGGCTAATGATAGAAGTCCCCAACCAAAGTAGGAGCAGCAGACTAACACTGGCCAACCCTTCTAAGAGAGGAAAGAGGATATTGCGGGTACGGGCAAGGGCTAAATTCGCCTGCAACAGCATCTGGTTCTGTGCCCTAAAGGCTTGCCGTTCGTTCTCCTCTTGGGCATAGATTTTAATCACGCTAATCCCGCTCACATCTTCCTGAATCAGGGTACTGAGATCGGACAATTTTTCCTGAACCGCCTGTTGTTCATCGCGCAATCGCTGGCTGAAGAGTTGCACCAGGACTAACATCACCGGGTAAACCGCGATCGCTAGTAGGGTCAAGCGTCCATCAATCAGCAGCATCAGCGGTAAGGTCATGCCATAGGCAAAGATAATGTTAGCCAAACTCAGCACCGCAAACCCCAACAGCCGCCGGATATTATCGACATCACTGGTCGCGCGGTTGATCAGGTCACCAATAGTATTTTGTTGGAAATAGGCAGGTTCCAGCGTCAGTAAATGCTCAAAGATGCGCTGCTTCAGGTCAAACTCCACCTGCCGTCCGACACCGAAGATGGCCACCCGCGAGACCATGCGGATGACCCACATCACCGAGGCTAACACCAGGATAATGCCCACATAAAAACCGACGCGGCTAAACCGAAAGTCGGCCTGCAATTGGTCGATCGCGTCCCGGATCAACAGGGGAATATATACGCCGATCGCGTTGACCACCAATAATGCCCCAATTCCTAGGACAGCACGGGAGGTATGGGGACGCAGGTATTCAGCGAGTTTGCGCAGACGAGATTGAGGCATGGAGCAACCATCAGGGCGATCGGGCTTTGCTTTCTCATGCTAAACGAATATGCTGGCCGATCGCGGTAAGGTCCCAGCTTGGGCAGCATGGATCCCTAACCCTTACGGAAGATCCGCTAGAAAATTGTTCAGCACTGGTCAGTTTGCCCCTAGGACTGGTGCAACGTTCACCGTTTTTTCACCTTTGTCACCTAATCTTGTTATGCAAGAACAGCTTGCTCAGTACCAGTCCTGATCCATTTTAGTTGGACGATCGCGCAATGAGCAGCCCTACAGTTAAAGAAACGGTTAGACAATTCAACCTGTCAATGGTTCCCAGTAAGCTTGGAGCCATCAGTGTTGATCAGGACGTTCATCAGGAGCAGCAGGGGGCTTATTGTACGAGTGATGGCCCGCTGCCCTCTATGGCAAACGGCTTAGGCAGACTATCTGCCCGGGTAGATTTCATGGCACGGCGGGAAAATCTATGGCTACGCCTTGCGCAACAAATTCGGAATGCGCCTCTAGATGTGGATGCTAGTCTAGGGATGGCCGTGCGGGAGGTGCGACAGTTATTAGATATTGATCGCTGTCACTTTCTCTGGGGCTGGGCCGCTGCTGCCGATCTCAAGACAGGTGGGGAGTCGGCAGTGTTGGCGGTTACCCATGAAGATAAGCAAGATCATTTGGCGAGCCTTCTCGGAGATTGTTTACCAGAACACAGGGCCAGTTTATGGCCCTATTTAATTAGTTACGAAGTGATACAGGTTGAAGATTGGATGCAGACACCAATTGCTGATCCTTCGCTTCAGGCGGTACTGCAAGCGTGGGGAATGAGAGCGCAATTGTTAGTGCCTATAGAAACCCGATCAGGTCATTTTGGCGCAATTGTCTGTGGTCATAACCAACCCCGTCGTTGGGGGGCAGATGAGTTACGGTTACTCCAGGCAATTACCACCCAACTGGCGATCGCGATGGATCAGGTGGAACTCCATGCCCAAACGCGGGCCGCAGCAACGGCAGCCCAAACCCAGGCACAACAGTTAGCAGCTACGCTAGCGGATTTACAGCGAACTCAATTGCAACTCATTCAAAGCGAGAAGATGTCCGGTCTGGGCCATTTAGTCGCTGGTATTGCCCATGAGATTAATAATCCAATTAACTTCATTCATGGCAACTTGAGCTACGCTAATAGTTATTTTGAAGCACTGCAACAGCTCATTCGGCAATATCAGCATCACTATTCAGAGCCTGTCCCTGCCCTCAAGGCTTACATAGAAGAAATCGATCTAGAATTTATATTAGATGATTTTGCTAAGCTGTTGAGTTCGATGCAGATGGGAACAGAACGCATTCGGGAGATTGTGCTGTCGCTTCGCAATTTTGCTCGATTGGATGAGGCGGCCCTGAAACCGGTGGATCTGCATGAAGGCATTAATAGCACGTTGTTAATTTTGCAAGGACGACTGAAGCCGAAGGGAGCATGGACAGGGATTCAGGTGCAGAAGCACTTTGGCGATTTGCCGTTGGTGGAGTGTCACGCCAGCCAGATCAATCAAGTTTTTATGAATGTCCTCAGTAATGCGATCGATGCGCTGAGCGATCGACCCGATCCTCGCTGGATTACGATTACAACAGCAGTTGGAAAGTCAGCCATTATCCCCGATCGAGATGTTGTGACGATTACTATCCAGGATAATGGGTGTGGGATGCCGGAGGCGGTTCGTCAGCGTATTTTTGATCCGTTTTTTACGACAAAGCCGGTGGGTAAGGGGACGGGGTTGGGATTATCGATCAGCTATCAAATTATTGTGGAAAAACACCAGGGTTGGATTGGCTGTGATTCAACCTTAGGCAAGGGGACAACGTTTACAATTGAACTACCGCTCAAACCTGTCCAGGATTATGAAAAAACAGGTAAAGGTGAAACCCAATGCCAAACGACAGCAGGTTGTTGAGCAGTCGGACGGGAGCCTGCTGGTTTATCTTAAGTCGCCCCCAGTTGATGGGAAGGCTAATCAGGAGTTGATTCGAGTCCTGGCAGATTATTTTCAGGTAACCAAGTCCCAGGTCTCAATTCAGCAGGGGATGACATCACGCACAAAATGGGTTGAAATTGATACCCATTGAGCCAGTGCCCACTAACCCGTTTTCAGGGGTGTTGTAAGGTGGGCAGTGACGACGATAGTCATCCGATGCGTGTTCTAGCAACCAGCAGTTAAATTGCCCGATCGCGGTTTGCATCTCGTCAAAGAGGGCGGGAATCGCCTGGGCCAGTTCTAAGACGCGATCGCGCTCAAGTTCAAAGTTATAGCGATGACGCTCAACCTGGCGAAAAGAGCGATAGTCATCTAGGCGTTGGTGCAAGGTTTCAGGCCACAGGGGAGGGCGATCGCGTCCCCCTGGTTGTGCCATTTGGTTTAATAGCTCTTGATGCCAGTCTTTCCCTTGGGGTAGGGATTCATCCAGGACGACGGCAACCCGCTGACAAATTCGTTCGCAACCATTGTAAAAGTCAGAAATATAGCTAGCAAGGGCAGGGGTCAGAGCGATTTCCGGAATGCTCTCTGCCTGGGAGAGGAGTGCGGTGAGCCGTGCCAGCGTGTGTTCAATCGATGCTATTTCGCCTTCGATGCGCACTTTTAAGGCCAGATAGGGGTTTTGGGGCATGGGGGTCAGGTTCAGGATACGATCGCGAATATGCGGGAGCACGTTATCCAGATCAACAAGGTCAAGCTTCAACCAGGGGGGTACGACTTTTTCTAAACGTAGATAAGCATTGCCGAGAGCTTTGCCAGATAGCCCCCGAATCGCAAGATCTAAATCCGATTCATCCGATTCCCAGTGCCACGGGCCATCCCCTCGCAGTGAGCCAAACAGAATGACTTCACGCGCACCGAATTCCTGTTTGAGGATCTGAATACATTGTTCAGCAGCCGCGATCGCGCTTTGGCGTCTGGCTTCTAGGGAAGTCGGCGCTTCGGTATCACGAGATAACGTGGTTGAGGGGACGGCCATGACCAAGGTCAAGAGCGAGAACACTATGTCTACGAAATGGTTAAGCTAGTTTAGCCGCACAAATCATCGACTTCCATAAATAGGGGATACGGCCAGAAACCCGTTAGTGAGAGCACTAAATTCTTCAGGTATCCATGATAAGGTGTTGTCAAAATTAGCACACCATCAGGCCGCAGACATTGTTTTGCCACTTGTAGCAATTGCCGAGGATAGAACAGATGCTCAATAACTTCGATCGCCAACACAATATCAAAACTGTTAGAAAGATCAGTTAAGTCTAGGTCATAAATGCTACCCTGTCTAAATCGGCAATTCAAGTAGTTTTGTTGAGCATGGGCAATACCGGAGCTTGATTCTTCAATCCCAATTACTTCAAAGCCCTGATTAGCTAGAAAGCTGCTAAAACTACCATTACCACAGCCCAAGTCTAAAATCCTAGGTTTGACCTTATCTGGAGTTTTTACTGCATTTGGGCATTGACAGATCGTTTCTTCAATTAGGTTTAAAACTGGTTTAGCCACATATTGATGATGATGACCAGCCTGGGGAGTACGATAGGTATATTCGTGACTGCCAAAGGTTTCCATGAACGACAATAATCAGTATTGTAAAAGATATAAAAATAATAGGCTCTTCTGAGTTTATGGTGGGGGCGCTACGCGCCCCCACCATAAACTCAGCATTTGCGATCGTTTATTTGTAGCTGCTGATACTGCTTACCCCAAAATCCCAGAAGAACCAAATAATATTTTTGCTTACTCAATTGTATCAAATAACTAAGCCTCACTCTGACTGATTTTCTAACTCAATCAAGCGAAGGACAAGAAGGAGTTCAGCCAGAAGGCGTTGGCAGGCATAATACCACCCCCGCCAGCCGTCGAGGATACCGCCTTTGAGAATGAGGCAGTAAAAAAAGACGATGAAGGGGGCTGGTACCTTCAGTTTACGCAATTTGTCACCCCAGCTAAGTTGCTGGAACGGGGTTTGGGATAGTTTGTGGGCTTCGAGGATCAGATAACGATCCTGTGCCCATAGCCAACGGCTCAGGGGTTTACGATCATCGTGGTAGATG
This DNA window, taken from Trichothermofontia sichuanensis B231, encodes the following:
- a CDS encoding DUF58 domain-containing protein, which translates into the protein MQSIWDWLERHWVAPAYAGTVLLGLTIFFFGAATNTLAGWLYVMSGVSFALLGMAAVLPVRSLRQIRVSRQPIAPISAGDCLSIEILIHNDSDQVKTLLQVQDQLPYVLGPPVQTAIERIDAHSTYRWLYYQPSYRRGIYRWQTLQLRTATPLGLFWCRREQQARAKAIVYPKVLPLSHCPLVDDIGQEDGSQLNTDARLQNAVSGLTRSLRPYRWGDPTRLIHWRTSARYGDLRVRELEVFTGGQTVIIGLDTPMTWPVLPPIPASTNTPPEKNDAFEQAVIVAASLYFYASRQSLQAKIWTATTGLVQGNRRVLEVLAATTPQEDLKADPPPRQPLIWLTCNPASLATLPVGSRWVLWQTTDQPAPPATSLPGLVMQTEAPLTVQLQSPLWVNRMG
- a CDS encoding ABC transporter ATP-binding protein — translated: MPQSRLRKLAEYLRPHTSRAVLGIGALLVVNAIGVYIPLLIRDAIDQLQADFRFSRVGFYVGIILVLASVMWVIRMVSRVAIFGVGRQVEFDLKQRIFEHLLTLEPAYFQQNTIGDLINRATSDVDNIRRLLGFAVLSLANIIFAYGMTLPLMLLIDGRLTLLAIAVYPVMLVLVQLFSQRLRDEQQAVQEKLSDLSTLIQEDVSGISVIKIYAQEENERQAFRAQNQMLLQANLALARTRNILFPLLEGLASVSLLLLLWLGTSIISPTPLVPPGKISVGDFVAMLLYVERLAFPTALLGFTITVYQRGEVSIDRIEAIFTIHPQIHDAPTAIALPLEQVQGELRAQHLTFTYPGIAQPALNDLTFTIAPGETVAIVGPIGSGKSTLANAFPRLLDIAPEQLFLDGYDITQLRLADLRRAIAYVPQESFLFSTTVKNNIGYGAPDAELPEIEYAAKQAQIHTEILNFPKQYETLVGERGITLSGGQRQRTALARALLVDAPILILDDALSSVDNQTATAILRNLSMGINSPGQMQCKRKTVIFISHQLSAAAMADRIFVMDAGRIVQIGTHAELYNRPGLYRSLWDRQKLEALLT
- a CDS encoding sensor histidine kinase, which translates into the protein MSSPTVKETVRQFNLSMVPSKLGAISVDQDVHQEQQGAYCTSDGPLPSMANGLGRLSARVDFMARRENLWLRLAQQIRNAPLDVDASLGMAVREVRQLLDIDRCHFLWGWAAAADLKTGGESAVLAVTHEDKQDHLASLLGDCLPEHRASLWPYLISYEVIQVEDWMQTPIADPSLQAVLQAWGMRAQLLVPIETRSGHFGAIVCGHNQPRRWGADELRLLQAITTQLAIAMDQVELHAQTRAAATAAQTQAQQLAATLADLQRTQLQLIQSEKMSGLGHLVAGIAHEINNPINFIHGNLSYANSYFEALQQLIRQYQHHYSEPVPALKAYIEEIDLEFILDDFAKLLSSMQMGTERIREIVLSLRNFARLDEAALKPVDLHEGINSTLLILQGRLKPKGAWTGIQVQKHFGDLPLVECHASQINQVFMNVLSNAIDALSDRPDPRWITITTAVGKSAIIPDRDVVTITIQDNGCGMPEAVRQRIFDPFFTTKPVGKGTGLGLSISYQIIVEKHQGWIGCDSTLGKGTTFTIELPLKPVQDYEKTGKGETQCQTTAGC
- a CDS encoding DUF167 domain-containing protein, which encodes MKKQVKVKPNAKRQQVVEQSDGSLLVYLKSPPVDGKANQELIRVLADYFQVTKSQVSIQQGMTSRTKWVEIDTH
- a CDS encoding nucleotidyltransferase family protein, yielding MAVPSTTLSRDTEAPTSLEARRQSAIAAAEQCIQILKQEFGAREVILFGSLRGDGPWHWESDESDLDLAIRGLSGKALGNAYLRLEKVVPPWLKLDLVDLDNVLPHIRDRILNLTPMPQNPYLALKVRIEGEIASIEHTLARLTALLSQAESIPEIALTPALASYISDFYNGCERICQRVAVVLDESLPQGKDWHQELLNQMAQPGGRDRPPLWPETLHQRLDDYRSFRQVERHRYNFELERDRVLELAQAIPALFDEMQTAIGQFNCWLLEHASDDYRRHCPPYNTPENGLVGTGSMGINFNPFCA
- a CDS encoding class I SAM-dependent methyltransferase; this encodes METFGSHEYTYRTPQAGHHHQYVAKPVLNLIEETICQCPNAVKTPDKVKPRILDLGCGNGSFSSFLANQGFEVIGIEESSSGIAHAQQNYLNCRFRQGSIYDLDLTDLSNSFDIVLAIEVIEHLFYPRQLLQVAKQCLRPDGVLILTTPYHGYLKNLVLSLTGFWPYPLFMEVDDLCG